GCGAGGACCACGGGAACATCCGCGCGGCCGTCCTCGCGGTCGGCGGCTGGCACGACCCGTACCGGGACACCGTGCTGCGCCTGGTCGAGCACCTGCCCCGGGGCCGTGTCCGCGGGCTGATCGGCCCCTGGTCCCACCAGTACCCCGACCGGGGGCTGCCGCCGGGCCCGGCGATCGGCTTCCTCCAGGAAACCCTGCGCTGGTGGGACCACTGGCTCAAGGGCGAGGACAACGGGGTCATGGACGAACCGCTGCTGCGCTCCTGGATCAGCGAGTCGCACCCGCCGGCCACCGTCTACCCACGTATGGAGGGCCGCTGGGTGGGCGACGCCGCCTGGCCCTCGCCCTCGGTCGTGCCGGTGTCCTACGGGCTCCAGGGCGCGCCGGTGACGGTCGCCTCCCCGCAGCACACCGGGCTGGACGCGGGCCGGTTCCTCCCCCGCGGCAACGACGCGGACCTCCCGCCCGACCAGCGGGAGGAGGACGCCAAGTCGGCGTGCTTCGAGTTCCCGGTCGCGCCGGGCGAGCCGGTGGAGGTCCTGGGCCGGGCCCGGGTGACGCTGCGGCTGCGGATGGACGTCCCGTACGGGCAGGTGGTCGCCCGGCTCTGCGACGTCGCCCCCGACGGAGCCTCGACGCTGGTCACGCGCGGCGCGCTGAACCTGTCGGCGCGGGGCGGGCGGGAGCGGGCCGCGCCCTGGCCGGTGGGCTCGTACGAGGAGGTCACCTTCGAGCTGAACGGCATCGGGCACGCGTTCCCGCCGGGCCACCGGATCCGGCTGGCGCTGTCGTCGGCGTACTGGCCGTGGATCTGGCCCCGGGCCGGCTCGGAGGCGGGCTGGACCCTCGACCCGGCGGGCAGCACGCTGGAGCTGCCGCTGCGCACGGCGGGCCCGCTGGACGACGGCATCGTCTTCGAGGCGCCGGAGCAGGCGGAGCCGCTGGGGGTGGTGCAGCCGGCGACGCTGGACGAGCCGCGCCCGGAGCGGGTCGTCGTGCGGGACGTGGCCCGCGGGTCCTGGCGGCTGGAGGTGGACCCCCGGTACGGGGGGACGCGGGTGTACCCGGACGGGCTGGAGTGCGGTGAGGACGCGGTGGAGGAGTACGAGATCCGGTCGGCGGACGCCCTGTCGGCGCGGGCCCGCTCGCGCTGGCGGATCCGGCTGCACCGGCCGGAGCTGGGCTGGGAGGTCACCGTGGAGACCCGCTCGGAGGTCTCCTGCGACGCGGGCGGGTTCCTCACGTCGAACGAGGTGGTGTGCCGGGAGGGCGGCGAGGCGGTCTTCCACCGCACCTGGGAACGCCGCCTCCCGCGCACGGCGGGCTGACCGCCCGCCGGGGGGGTGCGTCAGCGGAACAGCCGCTCCAGGACCACCGCGATGCCGTCGTCCTCGTTCGACAGCGTCACCTCGTCGGCCACCGCCACCAGTTCCCGGTGGGCGTTGGCCATCGCCACCCCGTACGCCGCCCACCCGAACATCGGGACGTCGTTGGGCATGTCGCCGAAGGCGATCGTGGCCGAGGCGGCCAGGCCCAGGACGTCCGCGGCGCGCGAGAGGCCGCTCGCCTTGTCGATTCCCGGCGGCTGGAGCTCCACCGTGTGCTCCCCCGCCATCGTCACGTTGACGAGGTCCCCGACCACCCCGCGCGCGAGGCGCGTCAGTTCGTCGTCGTCCAGCTCAGGGTGCTGGAGCAGCACCTTGTTGATCGGCGCCGACCACAGGTCCGCGCGGCGCCCTACCCGGACCGTCGGCAGGTGCGGATGCGGCATCCGGTAGCCCGGCCCTATCAGCATCTCCGCGTCCACCCCCTCCTGGTCGACCGCC
This Streptomyces sp. NBC_00539 DNA region includes the following protein-coding sequences:
- a CDS encoding CocE/NonD family hydrolase, which produces MIIRTDFPYETTREDVRIPMPDGVELYARIWRPVTDGPVPALLEYLPYRLTDWTAPRDGQRHPWYAGHGYASVRVDVRGHGCSGGVPGDEHDARELADGVAVVEWLAAQPWCTGAVGMSGISWGGSNSLRIAALAPRALKAVVTVCSTDDRYDNGGHYLGGSVLAADMPARAATMLAFAARPPDPRYAGDGWREQWLTRLEALEPLIHTWLAHQTRDAYWKHGSVREDHGNIRAAVLAVGGWHDPYRDTVLRLVEHLPRGRVRGLIGPWSHQYPDRGLPPGPAIGFLQETLRWWDHWLKGEDNGVMDEPLLRSWISESHPPATVYPRMEGRWVGDAAWPSPSVVPVSYGLQGAPVTVASPQHTGLDAGRFLPRGNDADLPPDQREEDAKSACFEFPVAPGEPVEVLGRARVTLRLRMDVPYGQVVARLCDVAPDGASTLVTRGALNLSARGGRERAAPWPVGSYEEVTFELNGIGHAFPPGHRIRLALSSAYWPWIWPRAGSEAGWTLDPAGSTLELPLRTAGPLDDGIVFEAPEQAEPLGVVQPATLDEPRPERVVVRDVARGSWRLEVDPRYGGTRVYPDGLECGEDAVEEYEIRSADALSARARSRWRIRLHRPELGWEVTVETRSEVSCDAGGFLTSNEVVCREGGEAVFHRTWERRLPRTAG
- a CDS encoding HAD family hydrolase, which translates into the protein MTSAPPPAPPFALIATDLDGTLLRAGDTVSARSHTALARARAAGAEHIIVTGRPVPQVRHVLDGLGYTGLAVCGQGAQVYDAARGRLLHSVCMDRGLAEVALGKIEAEIGEVYVAVDQEGVDAEMLIGPGYRMPHPHLPTVRVGRRADLWSAPINKVLLQHPELDDDELTRLARGVVGDLVNVTMAGEHTVELQPPGIDKASGLSRAADVLGLAASATIAFGDMPNDVPMFGWAAYGVAMANAHRELVAVADEVTLSNEDDGIAVVLERLFR